From a region of the bacterium genome:
- a CDS encoding T9SS type A sorting domain-containing protein: MRGLFLSLLLAVLFQMAGATVTPRPESLVPLARARLYEAAASPVLPLDYVNRRVNSDNTTQVQNEEMACISPLDSQNFVAAWRDFRLGYRRIGVGYTTDGGQVWHDTLLPQMFYPWQSDPVMVVNHEGVFTTMIVTFDPAPGGEDGLLQVSSNDGGVTWHDSVFAADSVQPLGFEDKEMLAVDADPTSPYLGTYYTAWAHFYGPNPYDSTHIWLVYKRPGEPYSTPRVLSQTSGNQWANVCTGPDGEVYVSWLSYALSGLMFSRSTDGGQTFADQQFVTSTNFVAAEIAPRNMTPEFDIFAYGAMAVDLSNGPHRGRLYMVFTDADAAFTRTDIYSMYSDDHGANWSPRRRLNDDNTAFPVDHLHPWISVDEEGRAWVVFYDRRNDPNNILMDVYFTLSTDGGATWRANERLSTISSNPAAGSSLDAGLIGEYIGWQARHGKALCTWTDTRLGNQDVFATYIDTIQFPTAVSGHSSFILPPSSFNSFPNPTNGSAMLRYVLDSPQDVRIRLYNVLGQIAAEVNLGRLAAGEHTYALDLNRYASGLYFAELTSQTHHTFTKVMLLK; the protein is encoded by the coding sequence ATGCGCGGTCTATTTCTATCTCTTCTGCTGGCGGTTTTGTTTCAGATGGCCGGCGCCACCGTTACTCCACGGCCCGAATCTCTGGTCCCCTTAGCCCGGGCTCGCCTGTATGAGGCCGCTGCCTCACCCGTTTTGCCTTTGGATTATGTCAACCGTCGCGTCAACAGTGACAACACCACACAGGTACAGAATGAGGAGATGGCCTGCATCTCACCTCTTGATTCGCAGAACTTCGTCGCCGCCTGGCGCGATTTCCGCCTCGGGTATCGCCGCATCGGTGTGGGCTACACCACCGATGGCGGTCAGGTGTGGCACGATACGCTGCTGCCGCAGATGTTTTATCCGTGGCAGAGTGATCCGGTAATGGTGGTCAACCATGAGGGTGTCTTCACCACCATGATCGTCACCTTTGATCCTGCACCCGGCGGGGAAGATGGCCTGTTGCAGGTCTCCTCGAACGATGGTGGAGTCACGTGGCATGACAGTGTCTTTGCTGCCGATTCCGTGCAGCCGCTGGGTTTCGAAGATAAGGAAATGCTGGCCGTTGATGCCGATCCCACCTCGCCGTATCTGGGCACCTATTACACGGCCTGGGCGCATTTCTACGGCCCCAACCCCTATGACTCCACTCACATCTGGCTGGTCTACAAACGTCCCGGAGAACCCTACAGCACGCCGCGCGTTCTCAGCCAGACCTCCGGCAACCAGTGGGCAAATGTCTGTACTGGACCGGATGGGGAAGTCTATGTTTCGTGGCTGAGCTATGCGTTGTCCGGCCTCATGTTCTCGCGCAGTACGGACGGCGGCCAGACCTTTGCCGATCAGCAGTTTGTCACGTCTACCAATTTTGTCGCAGCGGAAATTGCCCCGCGCAACATGACTCCCGAGTTCGACATCTTTGCCTATGGGGCCATGGCCGTCGATCTGTCTAACGGTCCGCACCGCGGGCGGCTCTACATGGTGTTCACCGATGCCGATGCGGCCTTTACCCGCACGGACATCTACAGCATGTACAGCGATGACCACGGCGCAAATTGGTCACCCCGCCGGCGGCTGAATGATGACAACACGGCATTTCCCGTGGACCATTTGCATCCGTGGATTTCCGTCGATGAAGAGGGCCGCGCGTGGGTCGTTTTCTATGACCGCCGCAATGATCCCAACAACATTTTGATGGATGTGTACTTCACTCTTTCCACCGATGGCGGCGCCACGTGGCGCGCCAATGAGCGGCTGAGCACCATCTCCTCCAATCCCGCCGCCGGCAGCTCCCTCGACGCCGGACTCATCGGAGAGTACATCGGCTGGCAGGCCCGTCACGGCAAAGCTCTCTGCACCTGGACCGACACCCGCCTCGGCAATCAGGATGTCTTCGCCACCTACATCGACACCATCCAATTCCCCACCGCCGTTTCCGGCCACTCATCCTTCATCCTTCCGCCTTCTTCCTTCAATTCATTTCCCAATCCCACCAACGGCAGCGCCATGCTGCGCTACGTGCTCGATTCGCCGCAAGACGTGCGCATCCGTCTCTACAATGTGCTCGGCCAGATTGCCGCCGAGGTCAACCTCGGTCGCCTTGCCGCCGGTGAACACACCTATGCCCTCGATCTGAACCGCTATGCTTCCGGCCTCTACTTCGCCGAACTCACCTCCCAGACCCATCACACCTTCACCAAAGTCATGCTCCTGAAATAG
- a CDS encoding oligosaccharide flippase family protein, with product MAEPLETVATPVRPRRRVVQNTVFSALTKAQGAILSYITTLILLHALSVEGYGLYSVLFVGVVANLSLLLRFGIANVLTRFIPEYYSQGNFRVIARLFSMANLIQTASAALLAVIAWIFAPQLATLIRFPGSENVLRIFAVGAAAYLLTENFRILFGGVFQQRVILIVNFIYAVIRLAALYIATRTADPLFSVMIAESALYVFLLAAYYIAYRLLVRPRIEEHPDHEIPPPWRRFTRYAGLYYLNELGLTLINQATDLFIVSGLLGDLAVGLYGLANRILQLATQVLPNKVFGDVIEPLFFSEYGEARKQEAQFGFNMFLKVTLLTALPIGIWISLMGRPLIVELFDARYADAAMILTVSGLILPMIAMRMPLGLILQNAERPDLLLIAKLTGVLKIVLGLMLVRQWGVMAMVWVTFSTTLAELIVNFSFVATKLHVRTDFVGLLRLGINSLIAAALFYPLRPFFAGRIGVIISIPLFAALYLGINLLHKTFRAEEREFINSKMPYPLWKF from the coding sequence ATGGCAGAACCTCTGGAAACTGTAGCTACTCCCGTTCGTCCCCGCCGCCGTGTTGTGCAAAACACGGTTTTCTCGGCTCTGACCAAGGCACAGGGTGCAATTCTCAGCTATATCACCACGCTGATTCTGCTCCATGCGCTGTCGGTGGAAGGCTACGGTCTGTACTCGGTGCTGTTTGTGGGGGTGGTCGCCAACCTCAGTTTGCTGTTGCGGTTTGGCATCGCCAATGTGCTCACCCGGTTCATCCCGGAGTACTATTCGCAGGGCAACTTCCGGGTCATTGCCCGCCTGTTCTCTATGGCCAATCTGATCCAGACGGCATCGGCGGCACTGCTGGCCGTCATCGCCTGGATCTTTGCCCCGCAGCTTGCCACACTGATCCGTTTCCCCGGTTCGGAAAATGTGCTCCGCATTTTCGCCGTGGGTGCTGCCGCTTATCTGCTGACCGAGAACTTCCGCATTCTGTTCGGCGGGGTCTTCCAGCAGCGGGTGATTCTGATTGTCAATTTCATCTATGCGGTCATCCGGCTGGCCGCGCTGTATATCGCAACGCGCACTGCCGATCCGCTGTTCAGTGTCATGATTGCCGAGAGTGCGCTCTATGTCTTCCTGCTCGCGGCATACTATATCGCTTACCGTCTTCTCGTCCGGCCCCGCATCGAGGAACATCCCGATCATGAAATCCCGCCCCCGTGGCGGCGTTTCACCCGCTACGCCGGATTGTATTATCTGAATGAACTCGGCCTGACGCTCATCAATCAAGCCACAGACCTGTTCATCGTCTCCGGACTGCTCGGAGACCTTGCCGTGGGCCTCTATGGTCTGGCTAACCGCATCCTGCAACTGGCCACACAGGTGCTGCCCAACAAGGTTTTCGGGGATGTCATCGAGCCGCTGTTCTTCAGTGAGTACGGGGAAGCGCGCAAGCAGGAAGCTCAGTTCGGCTTCAATATGTTTTTGAAGGTTACCCTGCTCACGGCGCTGCCCATCGGCATCTGGATTTCCCTGATGGGCCGTCCGCTGATCGTGGAACTGTTCGATGCCCGCTATGCCGATGCCGCCATGATCCTCACCGTCAGTGGCTTGATTCTGCCGATGATCGCCATGCGCATGCCGCTCGGTCTCATCCTGCAGAATGCCGAACGTCCCGATCTGCTGCTCATCGCCAAGCTCACCGGAGTGCTGAAAATTGTCCTCGGCCTGATGCTCGTGCGGCAGTGGGGAGTCATGGCGATGGTCTGGGTCACCTTCTCCACGACGCTGGCCGAACTCATCGTCAATTTCTCCTTCGTCGCCACCAAACTGCATGTGCGTACCGACTTTGTAGGCCTGTTGCGCCTCGGGATCAACAGCCTGATTGCCGCCGCCCTCTTCTATCCGCTGCGGCCCTTCTTTGCCGGACGGATCGGAGTCATCATCAGCATCCCGCTGTTTGCCGCGCTCTACCTCGGCATCAATCTGCTGCACAAGACGTTCCGCGCCGAGGAACGCGAGTTCATCAATTCGAAAATGCCGTATCCTCTCTGGAAATTCTGA
- a CDS encoding methyltransferase domain-containing protein yields the protein MSNTTSEPQLLPKGAFSLTHAQQLAAVPPMFRKYWESLAKKNHYYNHVFMADWANGLEDALVLEAGCGQTTTLAERKVPLRKLIGLEPIHEDILMNPTVRYKMQGILERLPLADGSVEGVYCDSVFEHITDPKQVCGEFYRVLKPGGRVIINTNSVFNPFMFPNKFLSIDQREWLKKKMKIQSEGTYPAPYRINTRHALIKYLKGAGFKDIKIYRWGVPNMYHPRWFLGLQLLMELMGETPLFCGLKHRLMATCRK from the coding sequence ATGTCCAATACGACCTCCGAGCCGCAACTTCTGCCCAAGGGCGCTTTCAGTTTGACCCATGCCCAGCAGTTGGCAGCGGTGCCTCCCATGTTCCGCAAATACTGGGAATCACTGGCCAAGAAGAACCATTATTATAACCATGTGTTCATGGCCGACTGGGCCAATGGGCTGGAAGATGCTCTGGTGCTGGAGGCGGGGTGCGGGCAGACGACCACCCTTGCGGAGCGGAAGGTGCCGCTACGGAAGCTGATCGGGCTGGAGCCGATTCATGAAGATATTTTAATGAATCCCACAGTGCGCTATAAGATGCAGGGGATTTTGGAACGGCTGCCGCTGGCCGATGGCAGTGTAGAAGGGGTGTACTGCGATTCGGTGTTCGAACATATCACGGATCCGAAGCAGGTGTGCGGGGAATTCTACCGGGTGCTGAAGCCGGGCGGGCGGGTAATCATCAACACCAACAGCGTGTTCAATCCGTTCATGTTTCCGAACAAGTTTCTCTCCATCGATCAGCGCGAGTGGCTGAAGAAGAAGATGAAGATTCAGAGCGAGGGGACTTATCCCGCGCCGTACCGGATCAACACGCGCCACGCACTGATCAAGTATTTGAAGGGCGCAGGGTTCAAGGATATCAAGATTTACCGCTGGGGAGTGCCGAACATGTACCACCCGCGGTGGTTTTTGGGTTTGCAGTTGCTTATGGAATTGATGGGCGAAACGCCGCTGTTCTGCGGGCTGAAGCACCGGTTGATGGCGACGTGCAGGAAGTAA
- a CDS encoding metallophosphoesterase, whose amino-acid sequence MLQLAHISDLHYTEANRARVAALFDVVRRAGIDHLIVTGDLTADAREEHLIQVRDLLFASGFRTSAQLTVIPGNHDIFGFIYQTYSKPNAVVKVRTRRDLLNTIRTLWHFRRRLLAYNDAAYQQDVAAFRAHFVEAYENCLTMRQSPGGFPFVKLLPDNIALIGLDTNHLMPRSYNLLRILRGSRSAMKTWDLTPIGDNLSGSTGFLDFATTKAALEMPQIEGRRKIVVMHHYLYPLPHVEDLTSGVFAREMQLRNREEISALFISHGVDLILHGHWHIDDAYQLDGALGPKVLNGGGSLWSGFNRIEAGERGLQFKVGMRN is encoded by the coding sequence TGGCGGCGCTGTTCGATGTAGTCCGGCGCGCAGGGATCGATCATCTGATTGTGACCGGCGATCTGACCGCCGACGCGCGCGAGGAGCATCTGATTCAGGTGCGCGACCTGCTCTTTGCCAGCGGCTTTCGCACGAGCGCGCAACTGACGGTGATCCCCGGCAATCATGATATCTTCGGATTTATCTATCAGACCTATTCCAAACCCAATGCGGTGGTGAAGGTGCGCACGCGCCGGGATCTGCTGAATACGATCCGCACACTGTGGCATTTCCGCAGGAGGTTGCTGGCGTATAATGATGCGGCGTATCAGCAGGACGTCGCGGCATTTCGGGCGCACTTTGTCGAAGCCTATGAGAACTGCCTGACGATGCGGCAGAGCCCGGGTGGGTTTCCGTTTGTCAAACTTCTGCCGGATAACATTGCGCTGATCGGACTGGACACCAATCATCTGATGCCGCGCTCGTATAATCTGCTGCGGATATTGCGGGGCAGCCGCAGCGCGATGAAGACGTGGGATCTGACTCCGATCGGCGACAACCTGAGCGGCTCGACGGGGTTTCTCGATTTTGCGACGACGAAGGCGGCGCTGGAGATGCCGCAGATCGAAGGGCGGCGCAAGATTGTGGTGATGCACCACTACCTGTATCCGCTGCCGCATGTGGAGGATTTGACATCGGGAGTGTTTGCGCGGGAGATGCAGCTACGGAACCGCGAGGAGATTTCGGCGCTGTTCATCTCGCACGGCGTGGATCTGATTCTGCACGGGCACTGGCACATCGATGACGCGTATCAACTGGACGGCGCACTGGGACCGAAGGTGCTGAATGGCGGCGGGAGTTTGTGGTCAGGGTTCAACCGGATTGAAGCCGGCGAGAGGGGGCTGCAGTTCAAGGTCGGGATGAGGAATTGA
- the asnB gene encoding asparagine synthase (glutamine-hydrolyzing), producing MCGICGIIDPAGIDPLLLERMTDGLAHRGPDARGTWISPDRRVGFGHRRLTIIDLDPRSNQPFISDDGEMALTFNGEIYNFHDIRRELAAKGHRFRTESDTEVILHAYDEWGFDSVHRLRGMFAFAIYDRRRNRVWIARDRIGIKPVIYYQKDGLLAFSSDIQTLSSAPFDAALDITALYDCLIYQYIPAPKTAFRYVHKLEAGHWMLWENGHLTDQKYWDVPAFGENIVDEATAIKRVRELIDESVRLRLLADVPVGTLLSGGIDSSAVTYYAQKNASGPLHAFSVGFDVASKNELEYAELLARELGSDHVTRMYTSDAARERAAESMFLYGEPHGDMSIFPTAVVSQMARDQVTVALSGDGGDEVFWGYKRYLEYPAYNRRNFPFRKMLRAAAHKSLHPTAHGRIRLLRRCLDDFDLYTLLIGGITRTEIGQLMAPDLFEHFRDYDDYWAYRKFWREDVPLATRLQYLDLKVYLADDILVKVDRASMSVALEARVPLLDHKLIEEVFSWPDAIRSDGHTLKYIFKKAMRGVLPEAILTKPKHGFSPPWNEWIKEWDEVREAHGDGSFFAKNRALPPDYTVLMMQHWLTSRRSQQPALRPPAVPTAAA from the coding sequence ATGTGCGGAATCTGTGGTATCATCGACCCGGCGGGCATCGACCCGCTGCTGCTCGAACGCATGACCGACGGCCTGGCCCATCGCGGCCCCGATGCTCGCGGAACATGGATCAGTCCGGATCGCCGCGTCGGCTTCGGCCATCGCCGCCTTACCATTATCGATCTCGATCCCCGCAGCAACCAGCCGTTCATCAGTGATGATGGGGAAATGGCGCTCACCTTCAACGGTGAGATCTACAACTTCCATGATATCCGCCGCGAACTCGCCGCCAAAGGACACCGCTTCCGCACCGAGTCCGACACCGAGGTCATTCTCCATGCCTATGATGAGTGGGGCTTCGATTCCGTGCATCGCCTGCGCGGCATGTTCGCCTTCGCCATCTATGATCGCCGCCGCAACCGCGTCTGGATTGCCCGTGACCGCATCGGCATCAAACCCGTCATCTACTATCAGAAAGACGGCCTGCTCGCCTTCTCCTCGGATATTCAGACCCTGTCTTCCGCGCCGTTCGATGCCGCGCTCGATATCACCGCGCTCTATGACTGTCTGATCTATCAGTATATCCCCGCTCCCAAAACCGCCTTCCGCTATGTCCACAAGCTCGAAGCCGGACACTGGATGCTCTGGGAGAATGGCCATCTCACCGATCAGAAATACTGGGATGTACCCGCCTTCGGAGAGAATATCGTCGATGAAGCCACCGCGATCAAACGTGTGCGGGAACTGATCGATGAGTCCGTGCGGCTGCGCCTGCTGGCCGATGTGCCCGTCGGCACACTGCTCTCCGGCGGCATTGACTCCAGTGCCGTCACCTACTATGCGCAGAAAAATGCCAGCGGCCCTCTCCACGCCTTTTCCGTCGGCTTCGATGTCGCATCCAAAAATGAACTCGAATATGCCGAACTGCTGGCGCGGGAATTGGGCAGTGACCATGTCACTCGCATGTACACCTCCGATGCCGCTCGCGAACGCGCCGCGGAAAGCATGTTCCTCTACGGCGAGCCGCACGGCGACATGTCCATCTTCCCTACAGCCGTGGTCAGCCAAATGGCGCGCGATCAGGTCACCGTGGCCCTCTCGGGTGATGGCGGCGATGAGGTTTTCTGGGGCTACAAGCGCTATCTCGAATATCCCGCCTACAACCGCCGCAATTTCCCCTTCCGGAAGATGCTGCGCGCGGCCGCACACAAGTCTCTGCATCCGACCGCTCATGGCCGCATCCGCCTGCTGCGCCGCTGCCTCGATGATTTCGATCTTTATACTCTGCTGATCGGCGGTATTACCCGTACCGAAATCGGACAACTGATGGCGCCTGATCTCTTCGAACACTTCCGGGATTACGACGACTACTGGGCCTATCGCAAATTCTGGCGCGAGGATGTGCCCCTCGCCACGCGGCTGCAATACCTTGATCTGAAGGTCTATCTGGCCGACGATATTCTGGTCAAGGTCGACCGTGCCAGTATGTCGGTCGCCCTCGAAGCCCGTGTGCCGCTCCTCGATCACAAACTCATCGAAGAAGTTTTCTCCTGGCCCGATGCGATTCGCTCGGATGGCCATACGCTGAAATATATTTTTAAGAAAGCGATGCGTGGTGTCCTGCCCGAAGCCATTCTGACGAAGCCTAAGCATGGCTTCAGCCCACCGTGGAATGAGTGGATCAAAGAGTGGGATGAGGTCCGCGAAGCCCACGGAGACGGCAGCTTCTTTGCCAAAAACCGTGCGCTGCCCCCCGACTACACCGTGCTCATGATGCAGCACTGGCTGACCTCCCGCCGCTCCCAGCAGCCGGCCCTCCGGCCTCCCGCCGTTCCTACGGCCGCCGCCTGA